The following proteins are co-located in the Primulina tabacum isolate GXHZ01 chromosome 11, ASM2559414v2, whole genome shotgun sequence genome:
- the LOC142518888 gene encoding urease accessory protein D isoform X3 yields the protein MHFQVGPAQTDAVWIYTITYGGGIVSGDSIGCEITVGDGCTAVLTTQSSTKVYKCVGSKCSEQKLEASIGQDALLAVIPDPVTCFSTAKYSQLQIFKVVPESSLLLVDWITSGRHERGEKWEFSFYKSTNRILTKEDEPVFLDTALLEQGNHGSISDHLQDYQSIAMIVLLGPKLKHVQHQIQEDVKKLMSEQLHVPSIRSGGDKCFPKPRFIASCSVFGPKGTGVVIRVASMTTESIYNFLQHELAAMKPLLGVSPYF from the exons ATGCATTTCCAA GTGGGACCCGCTCAAACAGATGCTGTCTGGATTTACACCATCACCTATGGCGGAGGCATCGTCTCT GGTGATTCTATTGGGTGTGAGATTACGGTGGGGGATGGCTGTACGGCAGTTTTGACCACCCAATCTTCTACCAAG GTATACAAGTGTGTCGGATCCAAGTGTTCTGAACAAAAATTGGAG GCTAGTATTGGGCAGGACGCTCTTCTTGCTGTAATTCCAGACCCAGTCACGTGCTTTTCCACTGCAAAGTATTCACAAttgcaaattttcaaagttgTTCCTGAATCGAGCTTGCTTCTTGTTGATTGGATTACCAGTGGTCGTCATGAGAGGGGAGAAAAATGGGAATTTTCTTTTTACAAGAGTACTAATCGAATTCTCACGAAAGAGGATGAGCCTGTGTTTCTTGACACG GCATTGTTAGAGCAAGGAAATCATGGCAGTATTTCTGACCACCTGCAAGATTACCAATCAATAGCTATGATAGTGCTCTTGGG GCCTAAATTGAAACACGTCCAGCATCAGATCCAGGAAGATGTCAAGAAATTAATGTCGGAGCAACTTCATGTCCCTTCTATCAGATCAGGAGGTGACAAATGTTTTCCAAAACCAAGATTTATTGCTTCTTGCAGTGTGTTTGGCCCAAAG GGGACCGGAGTTGTGATTAGAGTAGCTTCCATGACAACTGAATCCATCTACAATTTCCTGCAACATGAATTGGCTGCCATGAAACCGTTGCTTGGAGTTTCACCCTATTTCTAG
- the LOC142518888 gene encoding urease accessory protein D isoform X2 has translation MERGKVVVERVGGKSTVTRCISKYPLKFIIPNKVGPAQTDAVWIYTITYGGGIVSGDSIGCEITVGDGCTAVLTTQSSTKASIGQDALLAVIPDPVTCFSTAKYSQLQIFKVVPESSLLLVDWITSGRHERGEKWEFSFYKSTNRILTKEDEPVFLDTALLEQGNHGSISDHLQDYQSIAMIVLLGPKLKHVQHQIQEDVKKLMSEQLHVPSIRSGGDKCFPKPRFIASCSVFGPKGTGVVIRVASMTTESIYNFLQHELAAMKPLLGVSPYF, from the exons ATGGAAAGAGGGAAGGTGGTTGTGGAGAGGGTCGGTGGCAAATCAACGGTGACGCGATGCATTTCCAAGTACCCTCTCAAATTCATCATTCCCAATAAG GTGGGACCCGCTCAAACAGATGCTGTCTGGATTTACACCATCACCTATGGCGGAGGCATCGTCTCT GGTGATTCTATTGGGTGTGAGATTACGGTGGGGGATGGCTGTACGGCAGTTTTGACCACCCAATCTTCTACCAAG GCTAGTATTGGGCAGGACGCTCTTCTTGCTGTAATTCCAGACCCAGTCACGTGCTTTTCCACTGCAAAGTATTCACAAttgcaaattttcaaagttgTTCCTGAATCGAGCTTGCTTCTTGTTGATTGGATTACCAGTGGTCGTCATGAGAGGGGAGAAAAATGGGAATTTTCTTTTTACAAGAGTACTAATCGAATTCTCACGAAAGAGGATGAGCCTGTGTTTCTTGACACG GCATTGTTAGAGCAAGGAAATCATGGCAGTATTTCTGACCACCTGCAAGATTACCAATCAATAGCTATGATAGTGCTCTTGGG GCCTAAATTGAAACACGTCCAGCATCAGATCCAGGAAGATGTCAAGAAATTAATGTCGGAGCAACTTCATGTCCCTTCTATCAGATCAGGAGGTGACAAATGTTTTCCAAAACCAAGATTTATTGCTTCTTGCAGTGTGTTTGGCCCAAAG GGGACCGGAGTTGTGATTAGAGTAGCTTCCATGACAACTGAATCCATCTACAATTTCCTGCAACATGAATTGGCTGCCATGAAACCGTTGCTTGGAGTTTCACCCTATTTCTAG
- the LOC142518888 gene encoding urease accessory protein D isoform X1, with protein sequence MERGKVVVERVGGKSTVTRCISKYPLKFIIPNKVGPAQTDAVWIYTITYGGGIVSGDSIGCEITVGDGCTAVLTTQSSTKVYKCVGSKCSEQKLEASIGQDALLAVIPDPVTCFSTAKYSQLQIFKVVPESSLLLVDWITSGRHERGEKWEFSFYKSTNRILTKEDEPVFLDTALLEQGNHGSISDHLQDYQSIAMIVLLGPKLKHVQHQIQEDVKKLMSEQLHVPSIRSGGDKCFPKPRFIASCSVFGPKGTGVVIRVASMTTESIYNFLQHELAAMKPLLGVSPYF encoded by the exons ATGGAAAGAGGGAAGGTGGTTGTGGAGAGGGTCGGTGGCAAATCAACGGTGACGCGATGCATTTCCAAGTACCCTCTCAAATTCATCATTCCCAATAAG GTGGGACCCGCTCAAACAGATGCTGTCTGGATTTACACCATCACCTATGGCGGAGGCATCGTCTCT GGTGATTCTATTGGGTGTGAGATTACGGTGGGGGATGGCTGTACGGCAGTTTTGACCACCCAATCTTCTACCAAG GTATACAAGTGTGTCGGATCCAAGTGTTCTGAACAAAAATTGGAG GCTAGTATTGGGCAGGACGCTCTTCTTGCTGTAATTCCAGACCCAGTCACGTGCTTTTCCACTGCAAAGTATTCACAAttgcaaattttcaaagttgTTCCTGAATCGAGCTTGCTTCTTGTTGATTGGATTACCAGTGGTCGTCATGAGAGGGGAGAAAAATGGGAATTTTCTTTTTACAAGAGTACTAATCGAATTCTCACGAAAGAGGATGAGCCTGTGTTTCTTGACACG GCATTGTTAGAGCAAGGAAATCATGGCAGTATTTCTGACCACCTGCAAGATTACCAATCAATAGCTATGATAGTGCTCTTGGG GCCTAAATTGAAACACGTCCAGCATCAGATCCAGGAAGATGTCAAGAAATTAATGTCGGAGCAACTTCATGTCCCTTCTATCAGATCAGGAGGTGACAAATGTTTTCCAAAACCAAGATTTATTGCTTCTTGCAGTGTGTTTGGCCCAAAG GGGACCGGAGTTGTGATTAGAGTAGCTTCCATGACAACTGAATCCATCTACAATTTCCTGCAACATGAATTGGCTGCCATGAAACCGTTGCTTGGAGTTTCACCCTATTTCTAG